A region from the Tahibacter amnicola genome encodes:
- a CDS encoding inositol monophosphatase family protein → MPRPAINVAVKAARAAGSLIVRNLNRVEGLAVVEKERMDFASDVDRMAEQLILRELKRAYPTHAFLAEESGQIGKARQTWVIDPLDGTHNFLRGFPHFCVSIAMLDGNEPVYGVIYDPLRDETFTASKGDGAFLNERRIRVSPRDGLSGALLSTGFPYRQRRHLQAQIDMTHALLASAEDIRRTGSAALDLAYVACGRLDGYYEVGLRPWDMAAGALLVREAGGRYCDFAGRDGLPESGNIVAGNHKVAAAVVAAIEPTLPPALLAG, encoded by the coding sequence ATGCCCAGACCCGCCATCAACGTCGCGGTAAAAGCCGCGCGTGCCGCCGGCAGCCTGATTGTCCGCAACCTCAACCGCGTCGAGGGTCTGGCGGTGGTCGAGAAGGAACGCATGGATTTCGCCTCCGATGTCGACCGGATGGCCGAGCAGCTGATCCTGCGCGAACTCAAGCGCGCCTACCCCACCCACGCCTTCCTGGCAGAGGAATCGGGGCAGATCGGCAAGGCGCGGCAGACCTGGGTCATCGATCCGCTCGACGGCACGCACAATTTCCTGCGCGGATTTCCCCATTTCTGTGTCTCGATCGCCATGCTCGACGGCAACGAACCGGTCTACGGCGTCATCTACGATCCCCTGCGGGACGAAACCTTCACCGCAAGCAAGGGCGACGGCGCTTTTCTCAATGAACGCCGCATCCGGGTGAGTCCGCGCGACGGTCTTTCCGGCGCCCTGCTGTCCACGGGCTTTCCGTACCGCCAGCGCCGCCACTTGCAGGCGCAGATCGACATGACGCATGCGCTGCTGGCCAGCGCCGAAGACATCCGCCGCACCGGCTCGGCGGCGCTGGACCTTGCGTATGTTGCGTGTGGCCGCCTCGATGGTTACTACGAAGTGGGCCTGCGCCCGTGGGACATGGCGGCCGGTGCGCTCCTGGTGCGCGAGGCCGGTGGCCGCTACTGCGATTTCGCCGGCCGCGACGGCCTGCCCGAATCCGGCAATATCGTCGCCGGCAACCACAAGGTCGCCGCCGCGGTCGTCGCGGCGATCGAGCCGACCCTGCCGCCGGCCCTGCTGGCCGGCTGA
- a CDS encoding inorganic phosphate transporter, producing the protein MDLTLVITVVVVALVFEYINGFHDTANSIATVVATKVLSPGQAVFLAAGMNLIGALMGTAVAKTIASGLVDTGVVNITALVLICALSGGVIWNLITWWWGLPSSSSHALVGGLCGAALAAAGDKWNAIIWNVPGGDHWWQGKGLVPKVIIPMIVSPLAGFILGIVIMGLLFALFNFLADRKGFLQKIGRPRFANAFFAKLQIVSAGAMGWAHGSNDAQKTMGIIALALVSAGAAGQLDNLPAWLSFLKIDGDPKKLEIPLWIKVTCAIVMAAGTAAGGWRIIKTLGHKMVKLHPVHGFAAETASATMILSASSLGIPVSTTHNISAAIMGVGSAKRLNAIKWTVVERMVWAWILTIPIAALLGYGLVRLARIAGLPV; encoded by the coding sequence GTGGATCTGACCCTGGTAATCACCGTCGTCGTGGTGGCGCTCGTCTTCGAGTACATCAACGGCTTCCACGACACGGCCAACTCGATTGCAACCGTGGTCGCGACCAAGGTGCTGAGCCCCGGCCAGGCCGTGTTCCTTGCGGCCGGCATGAACCTCATTGGTGCGCTCATGGGCACTGCGGTGGCCAAGACCATCGCCTCCGGACTGGTCGACACGGGCGTGGTGAACATCACGGCGCTGGTGCTGATCTGTGCGCTGTCAGGCGGCGTGATCTGGAACCTCATCACCTGGTGGTGGGGCCTGCCGTCTTCGTCGTCGCATGCGCTGGTCGGTGGCCTGTGCGGCGCCGCGCTCGCGGCCGCGGGCGACAAGTGGAACGCGATCATCTGGAACGTGCCCGGTGGCGACCACTGGTGGCAGGGCAAGGGCCTGGTGCCCAAGGTGATCATCCCCATGATCGTTTCGCCGCTGGCGGGGTTCATCCTGGGTATCGTGATCATGGGGCTGCTGTTCGCCCTGTTCAATTTCCTGGCCGACCGCAAGGGCTTCCTGCAGAAGATCGGCCGGCCGCGATTTGCCAACGCGTTCTTCGCCAAGCTGCAGATCGTTTCCGCCGGCGCGATGGGCTGGGCGCACGGCTCCAATGATGCGCAGAAGACCATGGGCATCATCGCCCTGGCCCTGGTGTCGGCCGGCGCGGCGGGACAGCTGGACAACCTGCCCGCGTGGCTGTCCTTCCTGAAAATCGATGGCGACCCGAAGAAGCTGGAAATTCCGTTGTGGATCAAGGTGACCTGCGCCATCGTGATGGCAGCCGGCACGGCGGCCGGCGGCTGGCGAATCATCAAGACGCTGGGCCACAAGATGGTGAAGCTGCATCCGGTCCATGGATTTGCCGCGGAAACGGCGTCGGCGACGATGATTCTCAGTGCATCCTCGCTGGGTATCCCGGTCTCGACCACGCACAACATCTCCGCGGCCATCATGGGCGTGGGTTCGGCCAAGCGTCTCAACGCGATCAAGTGGACGGTGGTCGAGCGCATGGTATGGGCGTGGATCCTCACCATTCCAATCGCGGCGCTCCTGGGCTACGGCCTGGTTCGCCTGGCGCGTATTGCCGGCCTGCCGGTGTGA
- a CDS encoding hemolysin family protein has product MLTEILVVFVLILFNGFFALSEMSVVTARKSRLKQMAETSTRATNALRLTESPERFLSTVQVGITLISLLTGVYGGATIGARISAGFAGMGVEPDVSAFLGTALSVAAITYVSIIVGELIPKRAALVAPEKIAVWIAFPMRLFATVAAPFVWLLSYSTRIVLTLLRLNRGSRDPVTEEEIRLLVAESAEQGVIDSDEHNMVNRVLRLGDRSVASLMTPRTRIAWLDVAAPLAANLAVMRDTPYSRYPVYRGNEQDVVGVLEIKSLLDTLGTPNVDLFGHLRKALFVPSTARALDLLEELRESEATVALVVDEYGDIEGLVSLNDILGAVMGKTALVTEAVSDAPIVKREDGSYLVDGALGTDDLRELLDLRQLPNEEDHDFRTAAGMVMAQFGRIPQVGESFRWRGFRFEVLDLDGPRIDKLLIARTDAPQLPDADAAA; this is encoded by the coding sequence ATGCTCACCGAAATACTGGTCGTCTTTGTCCTGATCCTGTTCAACGGCTTCTTCGCCCTGTCGGAGATGTCCGTGGTGACGGCCCGCAAATCGCGCCTCAAGCAGATGGCGGAAACCAGCACGCGCGCCACCAATGCGCTGCGGCTGACCGAAAGTCCGGAGCGGTTTCTTTCCACGGTCCAGGTCGGCATCACGCTGATCAGCCTGCTGACCGGCGTCTACGGCGGCGCCACCATCGGCGCCCGGATCAGCGCCGGGTTCGCCGGGATGGGCGTGGAACCCGATGTGTCGGCCTTTCTCGGCACGGCCCTGAGCGTGGCGGCAATCACCTATGTGTCGATCATCGTCGGTGAGTTGATTCCCAAGCGCGCCGCCCTGGTCGCGCCGGAGAAAATCGCCGTCTGGATCGCCTTTCCGATGCGTCTGTTCGCCACGGTGGCGGCCCCCTTTGTCTGGCTGCTGTCGTACAGCACCCGCATCGTGCTGACACTGCTGCGGCTCAACCGCGGCAGCCGCGACCCGGTGACGGAAGAGGAAATCCGCCTGCTCGTGGCCGAGAGCGCCGAGCAAGGCGTGATCGACAGCGACGAGCACAACATGGTCAATCGCGTGCTGCGGCTGGGCGATCGCTCGGTCGCCAGCCTGATGACCCCGCGCACGCGCATCGCCTGGCTCGACGTCGCCGCGCCGCTCGCCGCAAACCTCGCCGTCATGCGTGACACACCCTACTCCCGCTACCCGGTCTACCGAGGCAATGAACAGGACGTGGTCGGCGTGCTGGAGATCAAGTCCCTGCTCGACACCCTGGGCACACCCAACGTCGATCTCTTCGGACATTTGCGCAAGGCCCTGTTCGTGCCCTCCACGGCACGTGCGCTGGACCTGCTGGAAGAGCTGCGCGAGTCCGAGGCCACCGTGGCGCTGGTGGTGGATGAATACGGCGATATCGAGGGCCTGGTCAGCCTCAACGACATCCTCGGCGCCGTGATGGGCAAGACCGCCCTGGTCACCGAAGCGGTGTCCGATGCGCCCATCGTCAAGCGCGAGGACGGCAGTTACCTCGTCGACGGCGCGCTCGGCACGGACGACCTGCGCGAGCTGCTGGACCTGCGCCAGCTGCCCAATGAAGAAGATCACGATTTCCGCACCGCCGCGGGGATGGTAATGGCGCAATTTGGCCGCATACCGCAGGTCGGCGAGTCGTTCCGCTGGCGCGGTTTCCGCTTCGAGGTGCTCGACCTGGACGGCCCGCGGATCGACAAGCTCCTGATCGCAAGAACCGATGCCCCTCAGTTGCCGGACGCCGACGCTGCGGCGTGA
- a CDS encoding DUF47 domain-containing protein encodes MFSLQTIFGKGDKFYGLLESSANAARKSAIALREFLGNGGGTGKSLEEFRLARQREKEISAEISQSLVNTFVTALEREDIEALASALYKIPKVIEKFAERYCLIGDRLGDVDFVSRAGMLEKACEVLEQMVSQLRAMKLDSMKELNDRLQHIESEADRLILELYRDLYRNETDPVRFLLRKDLFEILEKAIDRCRDAGNVVYAIVLKNS; translated from the coding sequence ATGTTTTCTCTACAGACCATCTTCGGCAAGGGCGACAAGTTCTACGGCCTGCTCGAATCCAGCGCCAATGCCGCGCGCAAGAGCGCGATCGCCCTGCGCGAGTTCCTGGGCAACGGCGGCGGAACGGGAAAGTCGCTGGAGGAATTCCGCCTGGCGCGCCAGCGCGAAAAGGAAATCTCCGCTGAAATCAGCCAGTCGCTGGTCAACACCTTCGTGACGGCGCTGGAACGCGAGGACATCGAAGCCCTGGCCAGCGCCCTGTACAAGATCCCCAAGGTCATCGAGAAGTTTGCCGAGCGTTACTGCCTGATCGGCGACCGGCTGGGTGACGTCGATTTCGTCTCCCGCGCCGGCATGCTGGAAAAGGCCTGCGAGGTGCTGGAACAGATGGTCAGCCAGCTGCGCGCGATGAAGCTTGATTCGATGAAGGAGCTCAATGACCGCCTGCAGCACATCGAAAGCGAGGCCGATCGCCTGATCCTGGAGCTCTACCGCGACCTGTACCGCAACGAGACCGATCCGGTGCGCTTCCTGCTGCGCAAGGACCTCTTCGAGATTCTGGAAAAGGCCATCGATCGCTGCCGCGACGCCGGCAATGTGGTGTACGCGATCGTGCTGAAGAACTCCTGA
- a CDS encoding exopolysaccharide biosynthesis protein codes for MTQPHDPRTTELLQYSLDQNTGDTITLEQFLAPLETRAYGFLLVLLSLPNFIPIPIGIGGVSGTILVLVGAQMLYGMDRPWLPRFARNHGFGRTSIEHFVARMKPIFGWLERVCRPRFEQITRKPCSHVSGFLLIVLGVLLALPIPFTNYPFGFLMLLFGVALIERDGILLAVVWTATAASVVMLASLSNAMVSIAKHFFS; via the coding sequence ATGACCCAACCGCACGACCCGCGTACGACCGAACTGCTCCAGTACTCCCTGGACCAGAACACCGGCGACACCATCACCCTGGAGCAGTTCCTCGCGCCGCTGGAAACGCGCGCCTACGGATTCCTGCTGGTGCTGTTGTCACTGCCCAACTTCATTCCTATCCCGATCGGCATTGGCGGTGTCTCAGGCACCATCCTCGTGCTGGTCGGCGCGCAGATGCTCTACGGGATGGATCGCCCTTGGCTGCCGCGGTTCGCCCGCAACCATGGATTCGGGCGCACCTCGATCGAGCATTTCGTTGCCCGCATGAAGCCGATCTTCGGCTGGCTCGAACGTGTCTGCCGGCCCCGTTTCGAACAGATCACGCGCAAACCCTGCAGCCACGTGTCCGGCTTCCTGCTGATCGTGCTGGGCGTGCTGCTGGCGTTGCCCATTCCCTTCACGAACTATCCGTTCGGCTTCCTCATGCTGCTGTTCGGCGTGGCGCTGATCGAGCGCGACGGCATCCTGCTGGCGGTGGTGTGGACGGCAACAGCCGCATCGGTCGTGATGCTGGCCAGCCTGAGCAACGCGATGGTTTCCATCGCCAAGCATTTCTTCAGCTAG
- a CDS encoding B12-binding domain-containing radical SAM protein, translating to MVDIVLTTLNARYSHACLGLRYLRANLGEFRDASVIREFVIGQKTEDIAERLLAETPHVIGIGVYIWNVEETTRLVAQLKTLAPSIRIVLGGPEVSYEVDRQPVCALADYVVTGWGEVSFARLVRQLLQGEPPEARVITGEQPPLSALTMPYAEYTDEDVRHRYLYVEASRGCPFKCEFCLSALDKTAWPFPLQSFLAELAALYARGARQFKFVDRTFNLKVDTSLAILDFFLERIAAAPDDPPFVHFELVPDHLPERLKATIAKFPPGTLQFEIGIQTFDPQVQTRISRRQDNERAATNLTWLRQHSAAHLHVDLIAGLPGESVEQFGAGFDRLVALAPHEIQFGILKRLRGAPIARHTEAFDLRFNPQPPYNILSTNVIDFSTMQRLVRFSRYWDIIANSGRFPRTLALLLGDAPFAQFLALSDWLHDRTGQSHALAHERLVQLLFDYLTTQRMHSASVAETAVVADYRACGGRSRLPFETAVTTPVRPLPSRPAGATPQRQRRHLQGHD from the coding sequence ATGGTTGACATCGTCCTTACCACGCTCAACGCCCGCTATTCGCATGCCTGCCTGGGGCTGCGTTACCTGCGCGCGAACCTCGGCGAATTCCGCGATGCGAGCGTCATCCGGGAATTCGTCATCGGTCAGAAAACCGAAGACATTGCCGAGCGCCTGCTGGCGGAGACGCCCCACGTCATCGGCATCGGCGTGTATATCTGGAACGTGGAGGAAACCACGCGGCTGGTGGCCCAGCTCAAGACCCTGGCACCGTCTATCCGGATCGTGCTCGGCGGTCCGGAGGTCAGTTACGAAGTCGATCGCCAGCCCGTCTGCGCGCTGGCTGATTATGTTGTCACCGGCTGGGGCGAGGTGAGTTTCGCCCGGCTGGTGCGGCAGCTGTTGCAGGGTGAGCCGCCCGAAGCACGCGTGATTACCGGCGAGCAGCCGCCGTTGTCGGCGCTCACGATGCCCTACGCGGAATACACCGACGAGGACGTGCGGCATCGCTACCTGTATGTCGAGGCGTCGCGCGGTTGTCCGTTCAAATGCGAGTTCTGCCTTTCCGCCCTGGACAAGACCGCCTGGCCGTTTCCGCTCCAGTCCTTCCTCGCAGAGCTGGCGGCGCTCTATGCGCGCGGCGCGCGGCAATTCAAGTTTGTGGATCGCACCTTCAACTTGAAGGTGGATACGTCCCTGGCGATCCTCGACTTCTTCCTCGAGCGCATCGCTGCGGCGCCGGACGATCCACCGTTCGTGCATTTCGAGCTGGTACCGGATCATTTGCCGGAACGATTGAAAGCGACGATCGCGAAGTTTCCGCCGGGCACGTTGCAATTTGAGATCGGCATCCAGACCTTTGATCCGCAGGTGCAGACGCGCATCTCGCGTCGCCAGGACAACGAACGTGCGGCAACCAACCTGACCTGGCTGCGCCAGCATTCCGCGGCGCACCTGCATGTGGACCTGATCGCCGGACTTCCCGGCGAATCGGTCGAGCAGTTTGGCGCCGGTTTTGACCGCCTTGTGGCGCTGGCGCCGCACGAAATCCAGTTCGGTATCCTCAAGCGTCTGCGCGGCGCACCGATTGCCCGACACACCGAAGCGTTCGACCTGCGCTTCAATCCGCAGCCGCCCTACAACATCCTGTCGACCAACGTCATCGATTTCTCGACCATGCAGCGCCTGGTCCGTTTTTCGCGCTACTGGGACATCATCGCCAATTCCGGGCGTTTTCCACGCACGCTGGCGCTGCTGCTGGGTGATGCACCGTTCGCGCAGTTCCTGGCCTTGTCAGACTGGTTGCATGATCGCACCGGCCAGAGCCACGCCCTGGCGCACGAGCGGCTGGTGCAATTGCTGTTCGATTACCTGACCACGCAGCGAATGCATTCCGCTTCCGTTGCGGAAACCGCCGTGGTAGCGGACTACCGCGCCTGCGGTGGTCGTTCGCGCCTGCCATTTGAAACCGCCGTCACGACGCCGGTCCGGCCACTGCCCTCCCGCCCGGCCGGCGCGACACCGCAGCGTCAGCGCCGCCACCTGCAAGGCCATGACTAG
- a CDS encoding nuclear transport factor 2 family protein has protein sequence MFKRAFFTLLTVIPSAASLAATVTLTEADQAAVRKAATDYAQGWYTGDRDRMASSLHDSLAKRAYLPDKTGKRSLNQMDKATLLAGNRPENAAKYANAPKRTDIEILDGFGNAATVRLQMDGWVDYMHVVRSETGEWRIINVLWELTPK, from the coding sequence ATGTTCAAGCGCGCGTTCTTCACCCTGCTTACCGTCATACCGTCTGCGGCGAGCCTTGCCGCCACGGTCACGCTGACGGAAGCCGACCAGGCGGCAGTGCGCAAGGCTGCCACGGATTATGCGCAGGGCTGGTACACCGGCGACCGCGACCGCATGGCGTCATCACTGCACGACTCGCTGGCCAAGCGCGCCTACCTGCCGGACAAGACGGGCAAGCGCTCCTTGAACCAGATGGACAAAGCGACGCTGCTGGCGGGAAATCGTCCGGAAAACGCGGCGAAATACGCGAACGCGCCCAAGCGGACCGACATCGAGATTCTCGACGGCTTCGGTAACGCCGCCACCGTGAGACTGCAGATGGACGGCTGGGTCGACTACATGCACGTGGTTCGCTCGGAAACGGGCGAGTGGCGCATCATCAACGTCCTGTGGGAACTCACGCCGAAGTAG
- a CDS encoding response regulator has protein sequence MSDRAKIIFIDDDERMVRSLARLFRGDFDVVATTDPQVVLDLVRRERVHVIVSDQRMPDMEGVDLLRQVRAISPATIRMLLTGYADLAAVMGSINDGEIFRFVRKPWDSEELRRKVTDAVTIARELFELQSGLAQIPMAESSAAGTDVLVIDDSEEMYHLVVSVLGDSRTVHWSNTLDSVLDVMQDGRIGVVLSDVRLNGTDISGALKVLKRHEPTLLTVVLTSFQDSGQLIELINEAQVFRVLRKPVDPVLLQPAIAAAMTRARELDAQPRLSCQYSVEEMHGMETVPEPFLARVRSLGQRLHR, from the coding sequence ATGTCTGATCGGGCAAAGATCATTTTCATCGATGACGACGAACGCATGGTGCGGTCGCTGGCGCGGCTGTTCCGTGGCGATTTCGACGTCGTCGCCACGACCGATCCGCAGGTCGTGCTCGATCTGGTCCGGCGCGAACGCGTGCATGTCATCGTCAGCGACCAGCGCATGCCGGATATGGAAGGGGTGGACCTGTTGCGCCAGGTGCGTGCCATTTCACCGGCCACGATCCGCATGCTGCTCACCGGCTACGCCGACCTCGCCGCCGTGATGGGTTCCATCAACGATGGGGAAATCTTCCGGTTCGTGCGCAAGCCGTGGGATTCGGAGGAGTTGCGGCGCAAGGTCACTGACGCCGTGACGATTGCGCGCGAGCTGTTCGAGCTGCAGTCGGGCCTGGCGCAGATTCCGATGGCGGAATCATCTGCCGCCGGCACGGATGTCCTGGTCATCGACGACAGCGAAGAGATGTATCACCTGGTGGTGTCCGTGCTGGGTGACAGCCGTACCGTTCATTGGTCCAACACCCTCGACAGCGTGCTCGACGTGATGCAGGACGGTCGCATCGGCGTCGTGCTGTCGGATGTGCGTCTGAATGGCACCGATATTTCCGGCGCGCTCAAGGTGCTCAAGCGTCACGAGCCGACTCTGCTGACCGTGGTGCTGACCTCGTTCCAGGATTCAGGTCAGCTCATCGAGCTGATCAACGAAGCGCAGGTTTTTCGTGTTCTGCGCAAGCCTGTCGACCCGGTGCTGTTGCAGCCCGCCATCGCGGCAGCAATGACGCGTGCGCGCGAACTGGACGCGCAGCCACGCCTGAGCTGCCAGTACAGCGTGGAAGAGATGCATGGCATGGAAACGGTGCCCGAGCCGTTCCTGGCGCGTGTGCGCAGTCTCGGGCAGCGTCTGCATCGATAA
- a CDS encoding RNA methyltransferase: MTVDPASTPAGRTRFVLVRTSHPGNIGAAARAIRTMGFGRLVLVAPYRFPDPEADAFAAGAVDVLERAIVVPDLAAAIGDCRLVMGATARQRNVALREHTPREAGPRAVAEAQDGGEVALVFGNERTGLENDELALCHAAVHIPADPDYSSLNLAQAVQVLAYELRVAALGNPTAPPPRKSDPPADAGAMEGFFQHLATTLDDIDFHKGRSPETILLRLRKLFLRAQPDERELRVLRGILSDAQRMARLAGYGPKAGTPTPDGEG; the protein is encoded by the coding sequence ATGACCGTTGACCCCGCCAGCACGCCTGCCGGCCGTACCCGTTTCGTCCTGGTGCGAACCTCGCACCCCGGCAATATCGGCGCGGCGGCGCGGGCGATCCGGACGATGGGGTTTGGCCGCCTGGTGCTGGTAGCGCCCTACCGGTTTCCGGATCCGGAGGCCGATGCGTTTGCCGCCGGCGCCGTCGACGTGCTGGAGCGGGCGATCGTCGTGCCGGACCTGGCCGCGGCGATCGGCGATTGCCGGTTGGTAATGGGCGCCACGGCACGGCAGCGCAATGTGGCGTTGCGCGAGCACACGCCGCGGGAAGCGGGCCCCCGGGCGGTCGCCGAGGCGCAGGACGGTGGCGAGGTGGCACTGGTCTTCGGCAACGAGCGAACGGGGCTTGAGAATGACGAGCTGGCCCTGTGCCATGCGGCGGTGCACATTCCGGCCGATCCCGATTACAGCTCGCTCAATCTCGCCCAGGCCGTGCAGGTCCTGGCCTACGAGCTGCGCGTGGCGGCCCTGGGCAATCCCACCGCGCCGCCGCCGCGGAAGTCCGATCCGCCGGCCGACGCCGGCGCGATGGAGGGCTTCTTCCAGCACCTGGCGACGACGCTGGACGATATCGATTTCCACAAGGGGCGCTCGCCCGAGACCATCCTGTTGCGCCTGCGCAAGCTGTTCCTGCGCGCCCAGCCCGACGAGCGCGAGCTGCGCGTGCTGCGCGGCATTCTGTCGGACGCCCAGCGCATGGCGCGCCTGGCAGGTTACGGCCCCAAGGCTGGTACGCCCACGCCGGATGGCGAGGGCTAG